The Bacillus vallismortis genome window below encodes:
- the addA gene encoding helicase-exonuclease AddAB subunit AddA: MNIPKPADSTWTDDQWNAIVSTGQDILVAAAAGSGKTAVLVERMIRKITAEENPIDVDRLLVVTFTNASAAEMKHRIADALEKELVKRPGSLHIRRQLSLLNRASISTLHSFCLQVLKKYYYLIDLDPGFRMADQAEGELLGDEVLDELFEDEYAKGEKAFFELVDRYTTDRHDLDLQFLVKQVYEYSRSHPNPEAWLESFVHLYDVSEKSAIEELPFYQYVKEDIAMVLHGAKEKLLRALELTKAPGGPAPRADNFLDDLAQIDELIQHQGDFTELYKRVPAVSFKRAKAVKGDEFDPALLEEATDLRNSAKKLLEKLKTDYFTRSPEQHLKSLADMKPVIETLVQLVISYGKRFEAAKQEKSIIDFSDLEHYCLSILTAENETGKREPSEAARFYQEQFREVLVDEYQDTNLVQESILQLVTSGPEETGNLFMVGDVKQSIYRFRLAEPLLFLSKYKRFTESGEGTGRKIDLNKNFRSRTDILDSTNFLFKQLMGGKIGEVDYDEQAELKLGAAYPDNDETKTELLLIDNTEETDAGEEAEELETVQFEAKAIAKEIRKLISSPFKVYDGKTKTHRNIQYRDIVILLRSMPWAPQIMEELRAQGIPVYANLTSGYFEAVEVAVALSVLKVIDNPYQDIPLASVLRSPIVGADENELSLIRLENTKAPYYEAMKDYLAAGDRNDELYQKLQTFYGHLQKWRSFSKNHSVSELIWEVYRDTKYMDYVGGMPGGKQRQANLRVLYDRARQYESTAFRGLFRFLRFIERMQERGDDLGTARALSEQEDVVRLMTIHSSKGLEFPVVFAAGLGRNFNMMDLNKSYLLDKELGFGTKFIHPQMRISYPTLPLIAMKKKMRRELLSEELRVLYVALTRAKEKLFLIGSCKDHQKQLAKWQASASQPDWLLPEFDRYQAKTYLDFIGPALARHRDLENSAENGAAAHADISGHPARFAVRMIHSYDLLDDDLAERMEEKSDRLEAIRKGEPVPGSFAFDKKAREQLSWTYPHQEVTQIRTKQSVSEIKRKREYEDEYTGRAPVKPADGSILYRRPAFMMKQGLTAAEKGTAMHTVMQHIPLTHVPTIEEAEQTVHRLYEKELLTEEQKAAIDIEEIVRFFHTEIGGQLIGAKWKDREVPFSLALPAKEIYPDAQEADEPLLVQGIIDCLYETENGLYLLDYKSDRIEGKFQHGFEGAAPILKKRYETQIQLYTKAVEQIAKTKVKGCALYFFDGGHILTL, from the coding sequence ATGAACATTCCTAAACCGGCAGACAGCACATGGACAGATGACCAATGGAATGCCATTGTTTCAACCGGCCAGGATATTCTCGTGGCAGCGGCGGCGGGCTCCGGAAAAACCGCTGTGCTCGTTGAACGAATGATCCGGAAAATCACCGCGGAAGAAAACCCGATTGATGTAGACCGGCTTCTCGTTGTGACATTTACAAACGCCTCAGCGGCAGAGATGAAACACCGGATCGCGGATGCCTTGGAAAAAGAGCTTGTAAAACGCCCCGGATCACTGCATATCAGGCGCCAGCTGTCTCTTTTAAACCGGGCCAGCATTTCGACGCTTCATTCCTTTTGCCTGCAAGTGCTGAAGAAATATTACTACTTAATCGATCTTGATCCGGGCTTTCGGATGGCTGATCAGGCAGAAGGCGAGCTGCTTGGGGATGAGGTGCTGGACGAGCTGTTTGAAGACGAATACGCAAAGGGCGAGAAGGCGTTTTTTGAGCTTGTTGACCGCTACACGACAGACCGGCATGATCTGGATCTGCAATTTCTCGTCAAACAGGTGTACGAGTATTCCCGTTCCCACCCGAACCCGGAGGCATGGCTGGAGAGCTTTGTTCATTTGTATGATGTATCGGAAAAGAGCGCCATCGAAGAGCTTCCGTTTTATCAATATGTCAAAGAGGATATTGCCATGGTGCTTCACGGAGCGAAGGAAAAGCTCTTGCGCGCGCTTGAGCTGACAAAAGCGCCGGGCGGCCCCGCGCCGCGCGCTGACAATTTTCTTGATGATCTTGCGCAGATTGATGAACTGATTCAGCATCAGGGTGATTTCACTGAACTTTATAAACGGGTGCCCGCAGTCTCTTTTAAGCGCGCGAAAGCAGTAAAAGGGGACGAGTTTGATCCTGCGCTCCTTGAAGAAGCGACGGATTTGAGAAATAGCGCAAAAAAACTGCTTGAAAAGCTTAAAACCGATTACTTCACGAGAAGTCCTGAACAGCATTTGAAAAGCTTGGCCGACATGAAGCCTGTCATTGAAACGCTTGTACAGCTTGTCATCAGCTACGGAAAACGATTCGAAGCCGCGAAGCAGGAAAAATCAATCATTGATTTCTCTGATTTGGAGCATTACTGTTTATCCATTTTGACAGCAGAGAATGAAACAGGTAAACGCGAGCCGAGCGAGGCAGCAAGATTTTATCAGGAGCAGTTTCGCGAGGTGCTCGTTGACGAATACCAGGATACCAACCTCGTGCAGGAATCGATCCTGCAGCTCGTCACAAGCGGGCCGGAAGAGACAGGCAACCTGTTTATGGTAGGAGATGTCAAACAGTCGATTTATCGATTCAGGCTTGCTGAGCCGCTTCTTTTCCTCTCCAAATACAAACGATTTACAGAGAGCGGAGAAGGTACGGGACGGAAAATTGACTTGAATAAAAATTTCCGAAGCCGGACTGATATTTTAGACAGCACGAACTTTTTATTTAAACAGCTAATGGGCGGCAAAATCGGTGAGGTTGATTATGACGAGCAGGCTGAGCTGAAGCTTGGTGCGGCGTATCCGGACAATGATGAGACGAAAACGGAGCTGCTGCTGATCGACAACACAGAAGAGACGGATGCAGGTGAGGAAGCAGAAGAGCTGGAAACCGTGCAGTTCGAAGCGAAAGCGATCGCCAAGGAAATTCGCAAGCTGATTTCATCGCCATTTAAGGTGTATGACGGAAAAACGAAAACACACCGCAATATTCAATACCGCGATATCGTGATTTTGCTCCGTTCCATGCCGTGGGCGCCGCAAATCATGGAGGAGCTGAGAGCACAGGGCATACCGGTTTACGCCAATTTAACGTCAGGTTATTTTGAAGCGGTCGAAGTCGCCGTCGCGCTTTCTGTGCTGAAGGTGATCGATAACCCGTATCAGGATATACCGCTTGCCTCTGTGCTGCGTTCCCCGATTGTCGGGGCGGATGAAAACGAGCTGTCTTTGATCCGGCTTGAAAATACAAAAGCGCCGTACTATGAAGCGATGAAAGACTATTTGGCGGCGGGTGACCGTAACGACGAGCTTTATCAAAAGCTGCAAACATTCTACGGACATCTGCAAAAATGGCGTTCGTTTTCGAAAAACCACTCCGTATCCGAGCTGATTTGGGAAGTGTACCGCGACACGAAATACATGGATTATGTCGGCGGGATGCCGGGCGGAAAACAGCGCCAGGCCAATTTGCGTGTTCTCTATGACCGGGCGCGCCAATATGAATCGACGGCATTTCGCGGCCTGTTCCGTTTCCTGCGGTTTATCGAACGCATGCAGGAGCGGGGCGATGATCTTGGAACGGCGCGAGCGCTCAGCGAGCAGGAGGATGTTGTCCGCTTAATGACGATCCACAGCAGCAAAGGGCTCGAATTTCCAGTCGTGTTTGCGGCGGGTCTCGGCCGGAACTTCAACATGATGGACTTGAACAAATCGTACCTGCTGGACAAGGAGCTTGGATTTGGCACGAAGTTTATCCATCCGCAAATGCGCATCAGCTACCCGACTCTTCCGCTCATCGCGATGAAGAAAAAAATGCGCAGAGAGCTGCTGTCAGAGGAATTGCGTGTTCTCTATGTCGCATTAACGAGGGCGAAAGAAAAATTGTTTCTGATTGGCTCGTGCAAGGATCATCAGAAACAGCTCGCAAAATGGCAGGCATCCGCGTCCCAACCTGACTGGCTTCTGCCCGAATTTGACCGCTATCAGGCGAAAACGTATTTAGATTTCATCGGGCCGGCTCTTGCCAGACACAGAGATTTGGAGAATTCAGCTGAAAACGGTGCGGCAGCGCATGCTGATATATCAGGACACCCGGCTCGTTTTGCCGTTCGAATGATTCATTCCTATGATTTGCTTGATGATGATTTGGCAGAAAGAATGGAAGAAAAAAGCGATCGCCTAGAAGCGATCCGCAAAGGTGAACCAGTTCCCGGCTCGTTTGCATTTGATAAAAAAGCCCGCGAGCAGCTGAGCTGGACATACCCGCATCAAGAGGTCACACAAATTCGAACAAAGCAGTCGGTTTCTGAGATCAAGAGAAAAAGAGAGTACGAGGATGAATACACCGGCAGGGCTCCCGTTAAACCGGCTGACGGAAGCATTCTGTACAGGCGCCCCGCTTTTATGATGAAACAGGGCCTGACAGCGGCGGAGAAAGGGACAGCCATGCATACAGTGATGCAGCATATCCCGCTGACACATGTGCCGACGATAGAAGAAGCGGAGCAGACGGTTCACAGGCTTTATGAAAAGGAGCTGCTCACTGAAGAACAAAAAGCCGCTATTGATATAGAAGAAATCGTGCGATTTTTCCATACGGAAATCGGCGGACAGCTGATCGGCGCTAAATGGAAGGACCGGGAAGTGCCATTTAGTTTAGCGCTTCCGGCCAAAGAAATCTATCCTGATGCACAGGAGGCGGATGAGCCGCTTTTAGTGCAGGGAATCATCGACTGTCTCTATGAAACTGAAAACGGCTTATATCTCTTGGACTATAAATCAGACCGGATTGAGGGCAAATTCCAGCACGGCTTTGAAGGAGCGGCCCCGATCTTGAAGAAACGATATGAAACGCAAATTCAGCTGTACACGAAGGCGGTTGAGCAAATTGCGAAAACAAAGGTAAAAGGATGTGCGCTTTATTTCTTTGACGGAGGGCACATACTGACATTATAG